A window of Pantoea agglomerans contains these coding sequences:
- a CDS encoding YeaC family protein, which translates to MKQQLDAMVDAMTPEVYERLATAVETGKWPDGVALSQEQRDNCLQLVMLYQARHNASPQHMSIGKGGEMVTKSKRELKEEFGIDAEITRINLH; encoded by the coding sequence ATGAAACAACAGCTTGACGCTATGGTCGACGCCATGACGCCTGAGGTTTATGAACGGCTGGCAACGGCGGTAGAAACCGGGAAATGGCCGGACGGCGTGGCGCTGTCGCAGGAGCAGCGCGATAACTGCCTGCAGCTGGTGATGCTCTATCAGGCGCGCCACAATGCGTCGCCGCAGCATATGAGTATCGGTAAGGGCGGTGAGATGGTGACAAAATCGAAGCGAGAGCTGAAGGAAGAGTTCGGTATCGACGCAGAGATTACGCGCATAAATCTGCACTGA
- the gapA gene encoding glyceraldehyde-3-phosphate dehydrogenase, whose protein sequence is MTIKVGINGFGRIGRIVFRAAQQRSDIEIVAINDLLDADYMAYMLKYDSTHGRFNGTVEVQDGALIVNGKKIRVTSEKDPANLKWDEVGVDVVAEATGIFLTDETARKHITAGAKKVVLTGPSKDDTPMFVRGANFDKYAGQDIVSNASCTTNCLAPLAKVINDKFGIVEGLMTTVHATTATQKTVDGPSHKDWRGGRGASQNIIPSSTGAAKAVGKVLPELNGKLTGMAFRVPTPNVSVVDLTVRLEKAASYKEICAAIKAAAEGEMKDVLGYVEDDVVSTDFNGEVLTSVFDAKAGIALNDNFVKLVSWYDNETGYSNKVLDLIALVAK, encoded by the coding sequence ATGACTATCAAAGTAGGTATCAACGGTTTTGGTCGTATCGGCCGTATCGTTTTCCGTGCTGCTCAGCAGCGTTCTGACATCGAAATCGTTGCGATCAACGACCTGTTAGACGCGGACTACATGGCATACATGCTGAAGTACGACTCAACGCACGGCCGCTTCAACGGCACCGTTGAAGTACAGGACGGCGCGCTGATCGTTAACGGCAAAAAAATCCGCGTTACCTCTGAGAAAGACCCGGCTAACCTGAAGTGGGACGAAGTAGGCGTTGACGTTGTTGCTGAAGCGACCGGCATCTTCCTGACTGACGAAACCGCACGTAAACACATCACTGCCGGCGCGAAAAAAGTCGTGCTGACCGGTCCGTCTAAAGATGACACCCCGATGTTCGTTCGCGGTGCTAACTTCGACAAATATGCCGGACAGGACATCGTTTCTAACGCTTCCTGCACCACTAACTGCCTGGCACCGCTGGCGAAAGTCATCAACGACAAATTCGGCATCGTCGAAGGTCTGATGACCACCGTTCACGCTACCACCGCTACGCAGAAAACCGTTGACGGCCCGTCTCACAAAGACTGGCGCGGCGGCCGCGGCGCATCTCAGAACATCATCCCGTCTTCTACTGGCGCAGCGAAAGCCGTGGGCAAAGTCCTGCCGGAGCTGAACGGTAAACTGACTGGTATGGCATTCCGCGTACCGACTCCGAACGTCTCTGTTGTAGACCTGACTGTTCGTCTGGAAAAAGCGGCTTCCTACAAAGAAATTTGTGCAGCGATTAAAGCAGCTGCGGAAGGCGAAATGAAAGACGTGCTGGGCTACGTTGAAGACGACGTTGTTTCTACCGATTTCAACGGCGAAGTACTGACTTCTGTGTTCGACGCCAAAGCGGGCATCGCGCTGAACGACAACTTCGTGAAACTGGTTTCCTGGTATGACAACGAAACCGGCTACTCAAACAAAGTTCTCGACCTGATCGCGCTGGTTGCAAAATAA
- a CDS encoding aldo/keto reductase, producing MDKAIAFDDHIRLPAIGQGTWYMGEEAARRREEVAALQAGLDAGLTLIDTAEMYADGGAEEVVGEALRGRRDEAFLVSKVYPWNAGETDAVDACERSLRRLGTDRLDLYLLHWRGNVPLEETIRAMERLQQQGKILRWGVSNFDVDDLQELLEEPGGPRCATNQVLYHLASRGIEFDLLPACQQHQMPVMAYCPLAQAGRLRQALFSDGTLVDIAQQKGISVAQLLLAWVIRKEGVMAIPKASSQAHVKENAAALHVRLSDEELARINKAFPPPQHKMPLDVV from the coding sequence ATGGACAAAGCAATCGCTTTTGATGACCACATACGACTACCCGCGATAGGTCAGGGCACCTGGTATATGGGCGAGGAGGCCGCGCGCCGCCGTGAAGAGGTCGCTGCGCTGCAGGCGGGCCTTGATGCGGGGCTAACGCTGATTGATACCGCCGAGATGTATGCGGACGGCGGTGCGGAAGAGGTGGTGGGCGAGGCGCTGCGCGGACGACGCGACGAGGCGTTTCTCGTCTCTAAGGTTTACCCCTGGAACGCCGGCGAAACAGACGCCGTTGACGCCTGCGAGCGCAGCCTGCGGCGGCTCGGCACCGATCGGCTGGATCTCTATTTGCTGCACTGGCGCGGCAACGTGCCGCTTGAAGAGACGATTCGAGCGATGGAGAGGCTGCAGCAGCAGGGCAAAATTCTGCGCTGGGGCGTCTCTAATTTTGACGTCGACGACCTGCAGGAGCTGCTGGAGGAGCCGGGCGGCCCACGCTGCGCCACCAATCAGGTGCTGTATCATCTCGCATCGCGCGGCATTGAGTTCGATCTGCTTCCCGCGTGCCAGCAGCATCAGATGCCGGTAATGGCCTATTGTCCGCTGGCGCAGGCGGGAAGGCTGCGTCAGGCGCTCTTTTCGGACGGGACGCTGGTGGATATTGCACAACAGAAGGGCATTAGCGTAGCGCAGCTGCTGCTGGCGTGGGTGATCCGCAAAGAGGGCGTTATGGCGATCCCGAAGGCGAGTTCGCAGGCGCATGTGAAAGAGAATGCCGCTGCGCTGCACGTCAGACTAAGCGACGAGGAGCTGGCGCGGATTAATAAAGCCTTTCCGCCGCCGCAGCACAAGATGCCGCTGGATGTCGTCTGA
- the msrB gene encoding peptide-methionine (R)-S-oxide reductase MsrB has translation MAKETASEAKIAQLSEMQRYVTQQRGTEPPFSGALLHNKQEGIYHCLVCNAPLFLSETKYDSGCGWPSFYQPVSDDAIRYLEDDSHGMHRIEIRCNNCDAHLGHVFPDGPQPTGERYCVNSASLSFTDEQGDQKQG, from the coding sequence ATGGCTAAAGAAACCGCATCCGAAGCAAAAATTGCGCAATTGTCTGAAATGCAGCGCTATGTTACCCAGCAGCGCGGTACGGAACCGCCTTTTAGCGGCGCGCTTCTGCACAACAAGCAGGAAGGCATCTATCACTGTCTGGTCTGCAACGCGCCGCTGTTTCTCTCGGAAACCAAGTATGACTCCGGCTGCGGCTGGCCGAGCTTCTACCAGCCGGTGAGCGACGACGCGATTCGCTATCTGGAAGATGACTCTCACGGCATGCACCGCATCGAGATCCGCTGCAATAACTGCGACGCACACCTGGGACACGTCTTCCCGGACGGCCCGCAGCCAACCGGCGAGCGCTACTGCGTGAACTCGGCATCGCTGAGCTTTACCGACGAGCAGGGCGACCAGAAGCAGGGGTGA
- a CDS encoding MipA/OmpV family protein, translating to MNQFKLNAPAAIICALFFAHTAAAESLSLGASVLYAQSPYRGGQDRYIPVPVINYEGDNFWFHSLQGGYYLWKDPQNQLSLTLLGSPQQYDPGDNDLGDMKGLDKRRMTLMGGATYTHMAEWGILRTALLGDVLNNSNGIIWDMTYLYRFNFGDFSLTPGVGAMWNSANQNRYYYGVSSHESARTGINRYQPDDSWSPYVELSASYQISPQWNASLVGRYTRFDSEIKDSPMIDKSGQTTLWTGISYTF from the coding sequence GTGAACCAATTCAAACTTAACGCGCCTGCCGCGATTATTTGTGCTCTTTTTTTTGCTCACACCGCCGCTGCGGAATCCTTGTCGCTGGGTGCATCAGTGCTCTACGCGCAGTCTCCCTATCGTGGCGGACAGGACCGCTATATCCCGGTTCCGGTTATTAATTACGAGGGCGATAACTTCTGGTTTCATTCTCTGCAGGGGGGCTACTACCTGTGGAAAGATCCGCAAAATCAGCTCTCTCTGACGCTGCTCGGTTCACCGCAGCAGTACGATCCGGGCGATAACGACCTCGGCGATATGAAGGGTCTTGATAAGCGTCGCATGACGCTGATGGGCGGCGCCACCTACACCCATATGGCGGAGTGGGGCATCCTGCGCACGGCGCTGCTGGGTGATGTGCTGAACAACAGCAACGGCATTATCTGGGATATGACCTACCTTTATCGCTTTAACTTTGGCGATTTCAGCCTGACGCCGGGCGTCGGGGCGATGTGGAACAGCGCCAATCAGAACCGCTACTACTATGGCGTCTCCAGCCATGAGTCCGCGCGTACCGGCATCAACCGTTATCAGCCAGACGACAGCTGGTCTCCTTACGTCGAACTGAGCGCCAGCTATCAGATCTCGCCGCAGTGGAACGCCAGCCTGGTGGGACGCTACACCCGTTTTGACAGCGAGATCAAAGACAGCCCGATGATCGACAAGAGCGGGCAGACCACCCTCTGGACCGGTATCAGCTATACCTTCTGA
- the pncA gene encoding bifunctional nicotinamidase/pyrazinamidase, which produces MKQALIIIDIQNDFCPGGPMAVHEGDMTVPVANRYAREFRARGECVLALQDWHPANHGSFASVSGEPVYTLGELNGLAQIWWPDHGIQGSAGAELHPGLDRNLIDAVFHKGQDVDVDSYSAFFDNGHRRKTELDSWLQARGITHLVMLGIATDYCVKYSVLDALELGYQVTVVKEGCRGVNLSPEDSDIAFAQMKAQGAVLI; this is translated from the coding sequence ATGAAGCAGGCCCTCATTATCATCGATATTCAAAACGATTTTTGTCCCGGCGGCCCCATGGCCGTGCATGAAGGCGATATGACCGTGCCGGTCGCCAACCGCTATGCGCGTGAGTTCCGCGCGCGCGGCGAGTGCGTGCTGGCGCTGCAGGACTGGCACCCGGCCAACCACGGCAGCTTCGCCTCGGTGTCGGGCGAGCCGGTCTATACGCTGGGCGAACTCAACGGGCTGGCGCAGATCTGGTGGCCTGATCACGGCATTCAGGGTTCCGCTGGCGCCGAGCTGCATCCCGGCCTTGACCGCAATCTGATCGATGCGGTGTTTCACAAGGGACAGGATGTTGACGTCGACAGCTACAGCGCCTTTTTCGACAACGGCCATCGGCGTAAAACCGAGCTGGATAGCTGGCTGCAGGCGCGCGGCATCACCCATCTGGTTATGCTCGGCATCGCAACGGACTACTGCGTGAAATACAGCGTGCTGGACGCGCTGGAGCTGGGTTATCAGGTGACGGTGGTGAAGGAAGGCTGTCGCGGGGTCAATCTCAGCCCGGAAGACAGCGATATCGCGTTCGCCCAGATGAAGGCGCAGGGCGCGGTGCTGATCTAG
- a CDS encoding D-hexose-6-phosphate mutarotase has protein sequence MQDKIFSLPVVKQISPYLSQRQLGDLPVIVVSHPQVRAAVTLQGAHLIAWQPSGEKPVIWLSEKSLFAPGKAIRGGVPICWPWFGPEGEPAHGFARNQPWTLSAHDENEENVMLTFVLESSAQTKKLWPHDFTLFARFRLGRHCEIELEAHGDFNATGALHSYFQVADIAGVEVSGLGSNFIDKVDNNSEQTSSGKQTYPGRIDRIFTQPEDCSLIQDKQGQRVIEVYHHHHSDVVTWNPGVELSCSMADMPNDGYKTMVCVETARISKPMRSAGEKPARLATTFRLRQKV, from the coding sequence ATGCAGGATAAAATTTTCTCGCTGCCCGTGGTGAAGCAAATCTCCCCCTACCTCTCGCAGCGTCAGCTGGGCGATCTGCCGGTGATTGTCGTAAGCCACCCTCAGGTGCGTGCTGCGGTGACGCTTCAGGGCGCGCACCTCATCGCCTGGCAGCCGAGCGGCGAAAAGCCGGTTATCTGGCTGAGCGAAAAGTCTCTCTTCGCTCCCGGTAAAGCCATCCGCGGCGGCGTGCCGATCTGCTGGCCGTGGTTTGGGCCGGAAGGCGAGCCAGCGCACGGTTTCGCCCGTAATCAGCCCTGGACGCTGTCGGCGCATGATGAGAACGAAGAAAACGTTATGCTGACCTTCGTGCTGGAAAGCTCGGCGCAGACGAAAAAGCTATGGCCGCATGACTTCACCCTCTTTGCCCGTTTCCGTCTTGGCAGGCACTGCGAAATCGAGCTTGAAGCCCACGGCGATTTCAACGCCACCGGCGCGCTGCACAGCTATTTCCAGGTGGCCGATATCGCGGGCGTAGAGGTAAGCGGGCTGGGGTCGAACTTTATCGATAAGGTAGATAACAACAGCGAACAGACTTCCAGCGGTAAGCAGACCTATCCGGGCCGCATCGACCGTATCTTCACCCAGCCGGAAGATTGCTCACTGATTCAGGACAAGCAGGGGCAGCGCGTGATTGAGGTCTATCACCATCATCACAGCGACGTGGTGACCTGGAACCCTGGCGTCGAGCTCTCCTGCAGCATGGCGGACATGCCCAATGACGGTTATAAGACCATGGTTTGCGTAGAGACGGCCCGCATTTCGAAACCGATGCGCAGCGCGGGTGAAAAACCGGCGCGGCTGGCAACCACCTTCCGTCTGCGGCAGAAAGTTTAA